The proteins below are encoded in one region of Ferruginibacter lapsinanis:
- a CDS encoding DUF4468 domain-containing protein gives MKTFILIAIFLFTIQCTFAQDTLVTYTRPFNESSLNKNDLFDKALLWFTRSFYNSYDVIKVNNKAAGILTGKAFFYSSYKVPQKQDSTTGFDFTDYNFIWTMKITDNNVSFSISNLCINGGIPVTSAIESPFVILMQSSERSEQNWGLSKLYLMKNLDALLGKLNVELATR, from the coding sequence ATGAAAACATTTATACTAATAGCAATTTTTTTATTTACCATACAGTGCACCTTTGCACAAGATACGTTGGTGACATACACCAGACCATTCAATGAAAGTTCGTTAAATAAAAATGATTTGTTTGACAAAGCGCTGTTGTGGTTTACCCGTTCATTTTATAATAGTTACGATGTAATTAAAGTGAATAATAAAGCAGCAGGTATACTTACCGGAAAAGCATTTTTTTATTCAAGTTATAAAGTGCCGCAAAAGCAAGACAGCACCACAGGTTTTGATTTTACCGATTATAATTTTATCTGGACAATGAAAATAACCGACAATAATGTCAGTTTCAGTATTTCCAATCTTTGTATCAACGGTGGTATACCGGTAACCTCAGCCATTGAAAGTCCCTTTGTTATTTTAATGCAGTCATCTGAAAGATCAGAGCAAAACTGGGGCTTGTCTAAATTGTATTTAATGAAGAATTTAGATGCTTTGTTGGGTAAGTTAAATGTGGAATTGGCAACCAGGTAG